The proteins below come from a single Natranaerofaba carboxydovora genomic window:
- a CDS encoding copper amine oxidase N-terminal domain-containing protein: MKKALVLSLLLVVILLAGTTNAIASSNDIDVYINYEKVSLEEQKPFIDDNNRVQIPLRLIGEELGANFEWNGNNNTIKIEKNGTEISLEIGNKYYEINGEKSDDYKMDTTPEITDTGRTVIPLRFVSEALGAYVKWNDESKTVYINDDENFKAPDKVVEEYWKLLFVDGEVDKAEKLIKEGREEELEYIYAGIEDLEDLHETKNKYDLEIFEYKKSNDTAIVDVKITKPDFQKVLDRLSEEGIPKIVEMSSEDKDMTVMIESVNELLTEYIKETDTITHEGEVELRLVNGEWKIYDMMGDIKERFEEIEQEIVDLIKDLQEEIEQDKPWWRRIFGG; encoded by the coding sequence ATGAAAAAAGCTCTAGTATTAAGTTTACTATTAGTTGTTATATTATTAGCCGGTACAACAAATGCGATAGCAAGCAGTAATGATATTGACGTTTATATTAATTATGAAAAAGTTTCATTAGAAGAACAAAAGCCATTTATTGATGATAATAACAGGGTACAAATTCCATTAAGATTAATTGGCGAAGAACTAGGGGCTAATTTTGAATGGAATGGTAATAACAATACAATCAAAATCGAAAAAAATGGTACCGAAATTTCATTAGAGATTGGCAACAAATACTATGAAATAAATGGAGAAAAAAGTGATGATTACAAAATGGATACCACACCAGAAATAACTGATACAGGTAGAACAGTAATACCATTACGCTTTGTTTCTGAGGCTCTTGGAGCATATGTCAAATGGAATGACGAAAGCAAAACTGTGTATATAAATGACGATGAAAACTTCAAAGCACCAGACAAAGTTGTAGAAGAATACTGGAAACTACTTTTTGTAGATGGTGAAGTTGATAAAGCTGAAAAACTAATTAAAGAAGGCAGAGAGGAAGAACTTGAGTACATTTATGCAGGCATTGAAGACTTAGAAGATCTACACGAAACAAAAAATAAATACGATCTAGAAATTTTCGAATACAAAAAGTCTAATGATACAGCAATAGTAGATGTGAAAATAACAAAACCAGATTTTCAAAAGGTTCTTGATAGATTGTCTGAAGAAGGTATACCCAAAATTGTCGAAATGTCAAGTGAAGATAAAGATATGACAGTTATGATTGAGAGTGTTAATGAATTACTAACAGAATACATTAAAGAAACAGATACTATAACTCATGAAGGAGAAGTAGAGCTTCGCCTTGTTAATGGAGAGTGGAAAATTTACGATATGATGGGTGATATAAAAGAAAGATTTGAAGAGATAGAACAGGAAATCGTAGACTTAATAAAAGATTTACAAGAAGAAATAGAACAAGACAAACCTTGGTGGCGGAGAATATTCGGTGGCTAA
- a CDS encoding 4Fe-4S binding protein: MAYKITEDCIQCGMCEDECPEEAISEGDDIFVIDPEKCNDCGTCVDECPEEAIVEA; the protein is encoded by the coding sequence ATGGCTTATAAGATTACTGAAGACTGTATTCAGTGCGGTATGTGTGAGGATGAATGTCCAGAGGAAGCTATTAGCGAAGGCGATGACATTTTTGTAATCGACCCAGAAAAGTGTAATGATTGTGGCACTTGTGTTGATGAGTGTCCAGAGGAAGCTATAGTAGAAGCGTAA